The following nucleotide sequence is from Fusarium graminearum PH-1 chromosome 1, whole genome shotgun sequence.
GTTTCGGAACGTTTCTTAGGGTATATCTTTCGTAAGAGTAACATCCTGTAGTTGCGATATGTGCCAGGTACTATGATGGTGACCTAATGGTGGATGAGCTTGCATGGCGCTTGGAACGTACAATTGATGTATAATTACTATTTATTAAATGGCACTCAGGCACGTACTAATCATATCAGAAGCTAAGAGCGACACAGACCTCTGAGATGCCAACAATTATGTATGAGCGAGTAAAGAGTGTACCACAGCTGTCAAAGTGAGCCAAATGGAAACTAAATGTGACTTGATACGTTTGAAAATAACTTCACAAGATTAGCTGGTGGGATAATCATCATTTCTTATTTCTCAAAGCCTAACTGGGTATTTCATAAAACCATTTCTTGACCACTCCTCCATGTACACTGATTCTCTTTAAGGGGCAAGGGGAGCCTCGGCTTCCTTATCATCAAGGggaatctccttcttctcacccttggTGGTAACATCTGAAGCAGCCTTGAAAGATTGATCAAAGTCGGCAATGATGTCGTCAATGTGCTCGATACCAACAGAGATTCGAATAAGATCCTGCTCACTGTTAGCTAGATGCATGCGGATTAAGGATCAGTAAACATACCTCAGTAACACCAGAGCttcgcttctcctcatcggAAAGCTGCTCGTGAGTGGTGCTCCAGGGGTGAATAGCCAATGTCTTAGCATCGCCGACGTTAGCAAGGTTAGAaatgagcttgaagccatcaacgacttcgctaccagcaccaccacccttGACACCAAAGCTaagaacaccaccaaaacccCTCTTCAGGTACTTCTTAGCCGTCTCGTGGTACGGGTGACTCTCAAGACCAGGGTAGGAGACCCAGCTGACATAAGGACTCTTCTCGAGGTACTGcgccagagccagagcgTTCTGGGCATGTCGCTCAGCTCGCAAGCTGAGAGTTTCAATGCCCAAAAGCAACTGCTGGGCAGCGAAAGGGTTCAGGGCTGAACCGAGATCACGGAGAATCTCAACACGGGCGCGGATGATGAAAGTGATGTTGCCAAATGTCTCGTAAAACTTGAGACCATGGTAGCCTTCTGAGGGCTCGTGGAATTGAGGGAAACGAGAGGCGTTCTTGCCCCAGTCAAACTTTCCAgagtcgacgacgacgccTCCGATGGTTGTTCCGTGGCCACCGATCCATTTGGTGGCAGAGTGGACAACGATATCAGCGCCATGGTCGATGGGACGGATGAAGTAACCTCCAGCACCGAATGTGTTGTCAACCTAATAATACATTAATTAGAATATCCTGTGTGCCAGGCTACCTCATTTATCGACTTACAATCACAGGAACGCCCTTCTCGTGAGCAGCCTTGGAAATAGCCTCGAGGTCAGGAATGTTGTACTTGGGGTTGCCGATACTCTCGACATAGACagcctttgtcttgtcgtcaATAGCAGCGGCGATATCCTCGGGCTTGTCACCGTCGACAAACTTGGTTTTGATGCCGAGGCGAGGGAAGAAAACCTTGAACTGATTGTAAGTACCACCGTAGAGGTTAGAGGTAGAAACAATGTTGTCGCCGGCTTGAGCAAGAGTGCTGATGGCGAGGAATTGGGCTGCCTGGCCCGAAGAGGCAGCTAGAGCGGCGACACCACCTTCAAGAGCGGCTATTCTCTTTTCAAAGACATCGACTGTGGGCTAGAAAGGTGTCAGAGCAAGGTTATTGCATTGACCTGCCTAGAGCTGGTTGACTGACGTTCATGATACGGCTGTAGATATTGCCAAACTCCTTGAGACCAAAGAGCCTGGCGCCATGGGCAGAGTCCTTGAAGGCATAGCTCTGAAAGTGTTATTAGTAGATAATTCATGTATTTGAGCTTGGAGGGAGTGTTATCAAAACATACAGTTGTGGCGTAGATTGGGACAGCTCGAGAGCGAGTAGTGGGATCAATCTCAGCTCTAAGAGACTTCAGTTAGTCAAATTGTGATCCATATGGTGTAGCACCCGACATTGTATTGCTCAATTGCAGCTGTACTGCTGTGTAGATAGCTTCAATATGGAACAATACTCCGTGATCGGAGCCGAGGCAAACATACCCCGCGTGGAGCTGCAATGTCTCAAAGTTCTTGCTAAGTTCCtccgacatgatgaagacaggGCGACAAAAGGATTAGTAAGTAATGAAGTTTAAGATGACCAGTCTATAGATtcaagaaagaggaaggagagaGTGAGCAAGTTTGTGGCAGGTCATGCCTTCCTCTTTATACCTCTTTGCccattctcctcctctctctGTTCACAGCCCAGTTTGCTACTTCACAGTGATATCATACCATACCATAACTATACCACAGGTAATCTAAGTCTCTTGGaaccttcttcaagctctccCTAGACATTCCAACCCTTTTTAGGCATGGGCTTGTGGTAGCCAGAGACCCCGCGTAGCACGCCATTTCCACTTCCCCACGTTGTTGAGCTGTCATGACCATTTCCACTTACCAACGCCTAAAGCTTGATCGTCGCTCTTTTGTTCGAATGGCTGCATTGGCATTGAATCTTCAATATTGAGCGGTATCCGATAACCGCCGATAACCGTTTATTCCTTGTCAATTTCTATCTCGGTCGGAATTATTATATTTTCATTAGACAATGCCGTTGTTAGAGTTAGCATCAAGTAATTGTGTGAAGGAGAGAAGCTTTTGATTTGCGGGGCTGATCAGGAACGAGACAAAATTGACAAGAGAGTTGATGGCCGCTTACTGTTTACCTGCTAACTACCTATTTAGGTATTGCATGTAAGAATTATCCTACAGATGATTTGAACTTGGACATGACAGCTCAAGTAGTTCAATGATTGTAAAACCATGGACCTGTGCTCTTCTTGGGACATAGGTAGATCTGTATGATAGCCCCCACCCATCATGACTTAACGCCTAGGTCTAATGGTGCAATTCCCGTACAGTCGCACAAGAACAGATACCCAGAACCATACCGAGGAACATGGAAAGCTCCCGTCCTTGGGAGCTACCGATCGGCCCGCTCATCCGGCGCCGACTACAAACTCAAGAGCTTTGGATCGAGGACCCAGCTATTTGTTTAGAATCTCACCTGACACGCTCTCGTACGACATTGGCACTTCCTCTTTCGATTCCGATATTCCACCAGTTCTCGAGTCCTGTCGGTCGTTGATTCTTCGTTTGTTTTACACGTCTCGTGTTCTGTACGCAGAGAGAATGGCGAGAAATAACCAACAGGTTGAATGAACCAGAAAACCAGTCCGGCTCAACTTTTCTTCTGGGTTGAGTTCAAATAATTCGATCTAGCTATGGTTCAAGCTGACTGATTATTAAATGATAGAGAAAAAGAACGCTGAGTGTCCAATTACCCTCAgtatataatataatatgCTCCCATCTCAGACAGGAGGTTGGGTATCCACGTCGATATACTCCTTTAACAGCATGGCCAGGCCGCTTGATCGATAGAGGCACTGCCAGTATCCCTttccaaaaaaaaaaatatatatatatgcCTAAACGCCTGtcgtaaaaaaaaaaaaactgCCCTTCTCTATTCCCATCCTTTCCTGTACTCGAGATTTATTTCATCATTGGGGCATGTATAATTTGTGCCTTTTCTAAAGGCGCCCATCGTGCTCATTTATGCCTGTCCCATTTCTCGGCTGTCGATGTCCTTCTTAGGTTCCTGGAAAGTTCTTTGGAACAGCTCTTTGGCTGTAAAAGCTGTTGTCGTGATCCACGCTGTGAACTggccagcagcaacaacggCGTCGGCGCGGGCGCACGAGCAGACAGTGCCCTCGCACATGATGAGAGATCCGATAAAGACGGCAATCGCGATGAAACCAGCGAAGTAAAGAGCGGCATTGACGGCTTCGACGACAACGCCAGCGTATTGGTGGTAAAGGCGCGGGACAAACAGGGGAGCGATCGTGAGGTAGACGACGGAGACGATGGAAACGATGGACGATGTCAAGAGGTATGAAAATGGTGAAGGCGCTGAGCCTCGACTTCTACGGTCGTAATCGTGGACAACTTGAAGATGGTTAGcttcccccccccccccatTCAGCCAAAGTTATTGTGGGAACGTACCATATGAGCTCAGGCCGATACTCGCGATAGATAGGGCGAGCTGCAGGACTCGCAGAGATATAAAAGCGACGCGACCCATCATGGTAATATTGTAGGGGAGCGAAGAAAAGAGACTGTGAGTCGTATGAGAGTTTAAGCAATATATACTCATACAGCAGATAATCAATATGCAAAGTTGAAATTACAAAAGAACGAAAAAAAAGCACCCTAAGGGTAAGACGAAAAGAgatgaaaagagagagaaacaagaggTCTTCGTGTGAAATAGGCCCGATGGGCAAAACGCGGGAAACTGCCCATAGACTATATAAATCAAAAGAGGCCTGTGGGGGGCGTGGACGATCCAGAGGATATGCCCCCGAGAAAGGGACCGTAGACCCGGCCAGGGAAGGGGCCACTAAGAGAAACAGCAAAtcaacagaaacagaagaggaaTCTTTTTTTAGACGGTTCAAAACTCTACTCTATAGCACCCAAGGGTCAAAGCCGAAAGCTCTATTCTTGCctgctttttttttattttaacTATAGACCAGGGAAACACTCTGTTGCACTGTTGCATCAGGTAACGTTTGGACGACGGGGGCCCTGACACAAGGCGGGCACGTTCAGAATGTGAAACAGTCGTTGCTTctcaaaccaaaaccaatTAAGAAACCAGGGGCGGGctcctctttttttcgttATGCGTTGGGAGAGTTGGTAACATTTTGGTCCATTTTGGTGGTCATATTCAGAGCAAGTTAAGTTATGCGAAGAAGTGCCGCATGGAGAGAACGTTTATTTAAGGGTGCTGTAGCTAAAACAACGCAATTTTAACAACACCACGGATTTACCGTGCGTAGATCTCGGTAGATCTTCCTTAATGCGTAGCGTGGAACACAAAAAGGTTATTATTGAATGGATGAACGGAAGATACCTGCATTCAAGGTTTTCCCTCAATTCTGCAAGACCGTTGGGAACCTTAGTCAGGTTAGTTTGGCAGCCATCAACTGCACTTTTGTTGATCCGGCCATATATGAACATGACTGCTTGGACAAGAATCAAGGAAACGGCTCAACCAGGGCAAGTCGGCCATTGGCCATTTTATCTGCTGAAACGAGTGTTGATTGCGACGCTCGTAATGTGCAGCATAGGCGGTCCAGTTCTGAGACATGACGACTCTTTCTGATGACGATACACCGTACCTATGTGATGGTGATCGGCATGGCTCAGACTGCCAAATAAGCGCTGTACTGTTTAcctgtactgtactgtactgtatgGGTGCACGTGTTgctgagaaaaagaaaaggccgTCGGGACAaatggatgttgatagtAGTATTCGAGAGCTGGACCTTTGTATTGTAAGCAAAAGATGACTCGGTCGGATACAGGTCAATTGTATGTAAGGGTCATGTATTGCCGGTGGAGTTGAGACGAGACTCTGGGGAAACTCTCAAACAGAAACACAGAGACAACATGTTACTGAATGACCAGCTACCGATTAAAACCAGTCATATATAATAGTCACAAGAATAGATCAGAAGACCAGAGTTATGTATCAGCCATTCTCTTCCCTTTCTTCTGAGCTACCTTTTTTGTATTACTAAGTCGTTGTCGGTTGATGCGAATTCACATGTAACCGAAAAAACCGACCCGAGCATACCGGACTTGTTCTCAAGGGGGGGCAAAGACATGTTTTGTTTGGACAGATGGACCCAAGGGAAAGAATAGGATCTCCAGGTCTTCGGGAGGCCCTTCTTAGCGTCTCAACCTGTGGCCAGTGGCCAGTCATGAAATGGATTTGGGGTTAACAAGGTGCTGACGAGTTCTACAGATGATTGGAAGTATCACTGCATGTGCCGTACGGTACATATTCCCATGCAGCTGTGCCCTTTATTCTTGGCTGCTGATAATATTGAACATATCGACTTTTATGCATGTGAGTCCCAAACCCCCAGGGCTGAAAATGGTGAGAAGAAATCCATTCATTCACATTTCCTCTCCCCCCGCATATTCATATTACATTACCTGTTAGGGTCGAGGTAGTACGGAGTAACCTTTCTAACAAGGATCTAATCCAACGAACTGCATACGGACAACTGCATTTCTCCATACCAAACATCCTCGGCTCACTTGACTGAATAAAGCCCATATCCCGCAACCAACTACTCCTGTATTGACTATCGCGGGGAATCAGGGATACAAGAAATTCCCCCAGGTGACGCTACTCCCTATTCTGCAGTGCTACTCCACGAAATCTGGGGCTGCCGAGGCACAAGCACTTTACGTGACTCTGTGTCGCGGCGCGCCTCGGTCCCCCATCATCCACTTTCCTGTCCCTCAACCAGTGggatctccttctccaagccTATGGCGTCGACAGGCTCCATGGGCTGTAGCTCTCTACCTCTAGACTCTACCTAGTAATTCAATTATTGCCAATCCCTCAAAAGCTAAACCTGTTCCTCTTTGattcctcgtcatcttttctcttttttaCTCTTCCTACTCCTTCGCCTTTTGCGCCTCGTGATATCCGTCCATCCATCCGTCTACAAGGGACTCGCTTCGTTACTTTTGTGCTTGTGTTCCTCCGAATACCTGCATTCCACGTCCCTTTTCCCACCTCCTGCTCTCTCGCTTGAAACAGCTTcaaccatcttcaaccaccTTCCCCGCCTCTCGAAGCGACTCGGTATCTTTCTTGTGCCACTTGTCTATTTGTCTTGACcttccttgtcttgcctcGCTTCGCCAGACTGTAACCCTTACAATTCTCCAAAACTTCTTATTACAAAGGCAAACCGACATCGCCCGCAATGGCGCTCCAAACACAAAAAGACTACGATatccagaacaagaaacTCTTCACagttcctcctcctggtcGTCCCTACGGCGTGCCAGTCGCTGGAACCGAAAGGCCCAACCGAACCGCCGCCTACCGGCACTGGGCAGTCGGCGATGGCCCTCTTGTCACTTCCCTCGAGCCTGGTATCAACTCGACACACGACATCTTGAACAGGAGTGCGCGCAAGTGGCCCAATTCCAAATGTCTCGGAACCCGTCATTGGAACCAGGCGACTCAGCAGTGGGAGGACAAGTACGACTGGATCACCTACGCCGATTTCGACGTCCGAAGGAAGAACTTTGGCGCTGGTCTTGTTGAGATCCACAAGGGTATTGGCTATGCGTCCGAGAAGTACGGTGTCGGTCTATGGTCGCAGAACAGAGCCGAATGGCAGATCGCTGGTAAGGCTGCCCCTACCCCTCGTGGTCACGGCGTCGCATCGTGGATCTAGGATCATACGCCTTGAACTTATACGCCTTGAACCTGCGTACAAAAAGGTAGTTTGAGGTTGCAATTGCTAACACAGGCCCTTATATAGATTTCGGCGCTGCTTCTCAATCCCTGTATTCGGTCTCGCTCTACGAAACTCTGGGTCCCGACACAACAGagtacatcatcaaccatgccGAGGTCGCCTGTGTCGTCTGCTCTCTTCCTCATATCCCTGTTCTTCTTAAGATGTCGCCTCGACTTCCAGGTCTGAAACTCATCGTGTCTCTTGACCCCCTTGAGCAGGGTGAGCTGGCTTCTCACACCAAAGCCTCTGTCCTCAACGAGattgcttctcatcatggGATTCAGATCTTTTCCATGGCTCaggttgaggagattggCGCCAAGTCTGGACGTGCGCCTCAACCTCCTACCCGCGAGGATATCTGCACCATCAACTACACCTCTGGTACTACTGGTAACCCCAAGGGTGTTATGATCACCCACGGGAACGCCGTTTCGGCTATCGCAGGTGGCCGAACCAACGGCAACGTGTGCCCCAAGGATGTTCACATGTCGTACTTGCCTCTTGCCCACATTTACGGCCGACTCATTGATCAAATTGCTGTCGCTGAGGGTGCTGCGATTGGTTTCTTCCGAGGCGATATCCTGGGTTTGGTTGACGATATGAAGATCCTCAAGCCCACTGGTTTCATCTCTGTTCCCCGACTCTTCAACCGTTTCAATTCGGCCATTCGCACCGCTACTATTGAAGCCGATGGTGTCCGTGGCGCTCTCTCCCGACGTGTTATCGATACCAAGAAAGCCAACATGCGACTACCGCCCGGTCAGGCTTCCAACACCCACTTCTTGTACGACCGAATCTGGACtcccaaggtcaaggccgctGTGGGTATGGACAGGGTTCACAGTATGGTCAGTGGCAGCGCTCAGCTTGATCCCGATGTTCAGCAGTTCCTGCGCGCCGCCTTCGCCAACCACTTCGCCCAGGGCTTTGGCATGACCGAGACATACGCTGTTGGCTCCATCCAGGCCCGAGGCGACTTCACTACTGGAAACATTGGCGGTCCCATGTGCTGTGTGGAACTCTGCCTAGAGTCCGTTCCCGAGTTCGATTACACTGTGGATGACAAGCCCAACCCTCGTGGTGAGCTTCTCATTCGCGGTCCTGTTATTTTCCGCGAGTATTACAAGAACGATGAGGAGACCCGCAAGACTCTGGATGCCGATGGTTGGTTCCACAGCGGTGACATCTGTGAGGTGGACAAGATGGGCCgcttcaagatcatcgaTCGCAAGAAGAACGTCCTCAAGCTCGCCCAGGGCGAGTACATCTCCCCTGAGCGTATCGAGAATGTTTACATGGGTAGCACCAGCCTCGTCAACGCGGCTTTTGTTCACGGTGACGGCACTCAATCTTCGCTGGTCGCGATTTTCGGCATCGACGTGGAGAACTTTGCCCCATTCGCTAGCAAGATCTTGCAAGAGACCATCACCCCCAACCAGGTTGCAGATCTGCGCGTTGCAGCCAACAACCCCAAGGTGAAGGCCAAGTTTCTCAAGGTTCTCGACGGTATTGGCAAGAAGCACAAATTCAACAGCTTTGAGAAGGTGCGCAATGTCCACCTCGATATTGACCCCTTCACTATCGACAACGGCATATTTACTCCTACGTAAGTTTTTCTAACCCATTTCAACGTTTTTTCCCTGCCAAAACATGTCAGCTAACATTATAACCCTCGCAGACTGAAGCTTAAGCGTCCCCAAGCAGCTAAGGCTTACCGGGAGCATATCGACCGCATGTACGAGGAGCTTGCGGCCCAGGAGCCTATTGGAAAGAACAAGCTATAAAAGATTTTGGCATTTTCAGTACGAACATGTGGATTTTTGGCGTTATAGCTGCATAGGAGGTTTTACATATATATTCAAGGAGTTGCTGAGCGGCTTGGATTGTATATTATTAGTATAGTATAATTATACTGCAAAGCAGATCACTACTTGCAATAACTGCTCGAGAAATGTCAGTGAGAAAATCTGTGTATCTTTTATAGGTTTTGGAGAGAGATGTattcttttgttttatttaAATTGCATTATGTAGCTGTGTCAAGCCATCGCTCTGTGCCATGCTCCTATCTGCGAATGTTTCTCAGCAATGCATAACCCAATCTCTTTTCCTATTGCAACTCAAGTGTCAGTTTCTGGATTTACATATTTCAAAACAGCAACTTGTGCTAATTGTTCTTGAAACTTAATATAGAAATACaatctcaagagcctcatgTTTATTTCTATACTGATTTTTATAATTAATAAGTGTTTTATAATATAAATAAGTTACTTATATTATTTTAAAGATATAAGATATTTAAAATAGCTAAAACTTATATTGTTACTAATACTGTAGCTCCCATCTTTAAATAGCATTCTGGATTATCTATTTTCCACCCCTTAGGCCCACTTAGCTTCTTTTTATACCTCCTAACTACCTTATCACCGCAACAACGCGAAATGGGGCAATGGGGTAAGTGATATATCCCCGTCACCTCTCTATACTACGCGTCAAACGTTATCTTGTTTGATTTACCCATTATCTATTCATGTTCTCAGGCTTGTTTCCTCATGAGTTTTGGGCTGACCTCAACGGTCTCCAGATCGTTGTTTAACCATGGCCAGGTGCCGCCAGCGCCCATTCCTTTGCTCAACACCCTCCGGAGGCCAACTGACGAACCGCCATCAAAACGCCAACGCGTTGATCAGCCCTTACCGCGTAAACGTAGCGTTAAAGACTGTCTCCGTGACCAGGTGTATCCTCTGGTCCAAAATGCAATCTCGGGCCTCAAGCGCGATGATTACCATCTTCATGCCCTCACAATTAAGGTAAATAAAAGATGTTTCCCGCTGCAACGTGCAAACGCTAATTAAAGGTTATTTAGGCAGTCACAGTACTCAGTATAAGCAAGTTCTTTCGCAGACGATGGGATGAAACATGTGGTTATCTGAGCGAGACGGATCTGGGCATTCTCAGTTCTCAGGCCCGCGATATCGTTGCACAGCTTACAGAAGGCTCAGTGAGTTATCTAATAAAACCTCTGGGCCGTTTTTTTACTAACACACCATCCAAGGAGTTCCGTGTATCCCCTACGCCCTCTTCGCCTCCCCAACCGAGGCTGCCCCGGCGAGCAACACAACAGGCCCCCGCGCAAggccaagaacttgaagattCAGAGACATCGGAAGAATATAGCGAGACGGAAGAATCAGATGAGTCGGAAGACTCTGACGGGTCTGAAGACTCGGAAGGTTCAGAAGAGTCAGACTTACCAGAGCTAGAAGAGGTCGGCGAGCCAGAAGGATTACCACAGTTTCAAGCGGTTAACGTGCCAGAAGTATCCCAGGAGTTAGAAGAGGCCGAAGATTCGGAAGAGCTGCCAGAGTTGGAAGAGGTGGAGGCTCTAAGGAGGTTCTCCAAGCTTATTAAAGAACCAAGGAGGCTAAGGGTACCGCATACTCCTCAAAATTGCACCGCGCCCGAGCCACCGCAAGTCCCAGAACCAGAGATCCCCGAATACATCAATCGGCAACCATACAAGTCCAGAGAGCGCCGACAACCGAACCCTCAAAACCGATTCTACcaaatcgccaagaagccttATCTTACCGCAGAACATCGCAAAGCCATCGAGGCGGGCACAAGACTCCCAGTGGATGTGAGTACTGCTGGTATAGCGTCAGAACCAATCGTATATCATGTCGACTTTACACCCCAAGAGATCACCGAGATCACAGAAAAGCTTTGGCGACCTAGGAATGAGCGCTTAGAGCCCACTCTCGAAACCCTGATGCAATGGGTCAGACTAGGAGGCCAACCCTTACCTGCACCGAGTGGACGGTCTCTGCGTGACATGAATGCTTTTGGGGCGGATCTGTGGGAAGGACGAATGGCTGAAATCCCGCGAGTCCTGTCATTATCCGCTGAACGTGTGAGTCACCAGACCGAGAAGCGCGAGGGTCAGTTGAGAAGGGCGAGCaggttctcatccttgctcaTGGCTCGAGAGATATCAGGAAATCAGGGGTTCCAGCGGACACGCCAATACCTGAACTTTCAGCAAGAATTTAATACACTGCGCGAAGACGATATAGAGGTGGTAGCTGAATTTACGAACTGCGCTGGAGATGTCACCACAGGCACTTGGATCTCCAACGAAAGTTTCCTGTGTGGTACGACAACCCACTCCGACACACATAACCAACAATATAACAAACCGGGAAACTTGCTTCTCTGTTCGGCAAGTCAAGGCACACTGCGTGCTTTTCCCGACCATCGAATACTGCGTCCGCGAGTCGAAAAAGGAGAGAATTCGACAGAAGCCATGcggcaaagccaagacccttggctCTACTCTTCGGTCGTCTCGTCCGACTACAATGTCGAGGATGATTTAGCCTACACCTCAAGTTTTGATAAGACGGTCAAAATTTGGAGGGTCGACCCTCAGGGGGTGCACATGGAGGTCATCGCTACATGGCAACACACTGGCAATGTTAACTTTGTCGCTGCTGCAAAGGACCGGTCTGGCCGGGtagcgacagcagcagaCTCCCCAACTGATGCTGTGCGAATATATACGGTTGAAAAGGGGAATGAGGCAAACAGCACGTATCAAACCTTCTCCTGTTCAAGAACCGATGCTGAAGGGTCAGACAAGTGGGCGTACTTCCCTGCAACGATGCAATGGGGACGAGCTAAGGGCTGCCAACACTTGCTCTTGGTCGGGTACTCGCCTCGAAGCTTGACCGGGGATGATACGGAAATCCCAGAAGACAAAAGAACATCAGGAGAGATTATTTTGTGGGATGCGGAACAAGGCATGCGGATTAATGTGTTTACAGCTTCGACAGCCAACGTCTTCGAGGTTGCCTGGCACCCGACATTGCAAAGCTTTATTGCTGCAACGACACCCAATAGCTTGAGCGTCAGCGCCCATAAAGTCAAAACGCTAATTCACATCTTCCAGCGCGATAAGGAGCGTCTGGGTGGTGGCGGATATGCCCAGTACCAATCGCTTGACTGCTACGCTTCCGATATTAATGAACTCACGTTTGTTCCAAACTCACCTAGACACGCTTATGTAAGTGCTGCGTGCACTGACGGCAAGGTTTACATCTGGGATACGGCGCAGGGTGATAAGCCTATCCACACGCTCTCGCATGGAAAACCTATCGAAGAGTACTATGGAGATCGTGAGAAGGAGGATACAGGCGTCAAGTTTACGGCCTGGAACACGACTCTTGACCGTTTTTACACGGGATC
It contains:
- a CDS encoding O-acetylhomoserine yields the protein MSEELSKNFETLQLHAGAEIDPTTRSRAVPIYATTSYAFKDSAHGARLFGLKEFGNIYSRIMNPTVDVFEKRIAALEGGVAALAASSGQAAQFLAISTLAQAGDNIVSTSNLYGGTYNQFKVFFPRLGIKTKFVDGDKPEDIAAAIDDKTKAVYVESIGNPKYNIPDLEAISKAAHEKGVPVIVDNTFGAGGYFIRPIDHGADIVVHSATKWIGGHGTTIGGVVVDSGKFDWGKNASRFPQFHEPSEGYHGLKFYETFGNITFIIRARVEILRDLGSALNPFAAQQLLLGIETLSLRAERHAQNALALAQYLEKSPYVSWVSYPGLESHPYHETAKKYLKRGFGGVLSFGVKGGGAGSEVVDGFKLISNLANVGDAKTLAIHPWSTTHEQLSDEEKRSSGVTEDLIRISVGIEHIDDIIADFDQSFKAASDVTTKGEKKEIPLDDKEAEAPLAP